In a single window of the Bacillus clarus genome:
- a CDS encoding MarR family winged helix-turn-helix transcriptional regulator produces MLQYEHFLDLLLDNAKKLFYPEEWVSLDLTLSKTEVFCLLWMERNTDITMTKIADLLDIPMSTTTGVVNRLVKKGYIERYRDESDRRIVLIRLTENGITLVQEVKQNVAHYFSLVTEALSEEEKAFLLQIFQKIMNHIATSQQKTEEKISTPKMKNIPIE; encoded by the coding sequence TTGTTGCAATATGAACATTTTTTAGACTTACTGCTAGATAACGCCAAGAAACTTTTCTATCCTGAAGAATGGGTGAGCCTTGATTTAACACTTTCCAAAACAGAAGTATTTTGTTTACTTTGGATGGAGCGAAATACAGACATTACAATGACAAAAATTGCTGATCTTCTTGATATACCGATGAGTACAACGACAGGCGTCGTTAACCGCCTTGTAAAAAAGGGGTATATTGAACGCTATCGGGATGAAAGCGATCGACGCATTGTATTAATTCGCTTAACAGAAAATGGCATAACGCTCGTCCAAGAAGTGAAACAAAATGTAGCTCATTACTTTAGCCTCGTGACGGAAGCATTGTCAGAAGAAGAAAAAGCATTCTTACTGCAAATCTTCCAAAAGATCATGAACCATATCGCTACGTCACAACAAAAAACAGAAGAAAAGATTTCTACACCTAAAATGAAAAACATTCCAATTGAATAA
- a CDS encoding YiaA/YiaB family inner membrane protein, with amino-acid sequence MRRRNTQAFTFLAWTSFVCALSGMLIGIYTLDETLSVKGYYLIGTLFLTMSCFVLQKTIRDNEEDNERFPKNKSLDKE; translated from the coding sequence ATGAGGAGAAGAAATACGCAAGCGTTCACGTTTTTAGCATGGACTTCATTCGTTTGTGCACTTTCTGGAATGTTAATAGGGATTTATACGTTAGATGAAACGCTTAGTGTAAAAGGGTACTATTTAATTGGAACATTATTTTTAACGATGTCATGTTTTGTATTACAAAAAACAATTCGTGATAATGAAGAAGATAATGAAAGATTTCCGAAAAATAAATCGTTAGATAAAGAGTAA
- the gatC gene encoding Asp-tRNA(Asn)/Glu-tRNA(Gln) amidotransferase subunit GatC: MSRISVENVKHVAHLARLAITDQEAEKFQKQLDAIVTFAEQLNELDTTDVKPTTHVLTMKNVMREDVPEKGLPVEEVLKNAPDHKDNQIRVPAVLE, from the coding sequence GTGTCAAGAATTTCCGTTGAGAATGTAAAGCATGTAGCACATTTAGCACGTCTTGCAATTACTGATCAAGAAGCAGAAAAATTTCAAAAACAACTCGATGCAATTGTTACATTTGCAGAACAGTTAAATGAATTAGATACAACAGATGTAAAACCAACAACTCACGTATTAACTATGAAAAATGTTATGCGTGAAGATGTGCCAGAAAAAGGTTTACCAGTAGAAGAAGTATTAAAAAATGCACCGGATCACAAAGATAATCAAATCCGTGTTCCAGCAGTATTAGAATAG
- the gatA gene encoding Asp-tRNA(Asn)/Glu-tRNA(Gln) amidotransferase subunit GatA, with product MSLFDHSVSELHKKLNSKEISVTDLVEESYKRIADVEDNVKAFLTLDEENARAKAKELDAKIGAEDNGLLFGMPIGVKDNIVTNGLRTTCASKMLANFDPIYDATVVQKLKAADTITIGKLNMDEFAMGSSNENSGFYATKNPWNLDYVPGGSSGGSAAAVAAGEVLFSLGSDTGGSIRQPAAYCGVVGLKPTYGRVSRYGLVAFASSLDQIGPITRTVEDNAYLLQAISGIDRMDATSANVEVGNYLAGLTGDVKGLRIAVPKEYLGEGVGEEARESVLAALKVLEGMGATWEEVSLPHSKYALATYYLLSSSEASANLSRFDGVRYGVRSDNVNNLLDLYKNTRSEGFGDEVKRRIMLGTFALSSGYYDAYYKKAQQVRTLIKNDFENVFANYDVIIGPTTPTPAFKVGEKVDDPMTMYANDILTIPVNLAGVPAISIPCGFGANNMPLGLQIIGKHFDEATIYRVAHAFEQATDYHTKKASL from the coding sequence ATGTCATTATTTGATCATTCTGTATCAGAGTTACATAAGAAATTAAACAGCAAAGAAATTTCCGTTACGGATTTAGTAGAAGAATCTTACAAACGTATTGCGGATGTTGAAGATAACGTAAAAGCTTTTCTTACATTAGATGAAGAAAATGCACGCGCGAAAGCGAAAGAATTAGATGCTAAGATTGGCGCTGAAGATAATGGTTTATTATTCGGTATGCCAATCGGTGTAAAAGATAACATTGTAACTAACGGTCTTCGTACTACTTGTGCGAGCAAAATGTTAGCAAACTTCGATCCAATTTATGATGCGACAGTTGTGCAAAAGTTAAAAGCTGCTGACACAATTACAATCGGTAAATTAAACATGGACGAGTTCGCAATGGGTTCTTCAAATGAAAACTCAGGTTTCTATGCTACAAAAAACCCATGGAACTTAGACTATGTTCCTGGTGGATCTAGTGGTGGTTCTGCAGCAGCTGTAGCAGCAGGAGAAGTATTATTCTCTCTAGGTTCTGATACGGGTGGTTCTATCCGTCAGCCAGCTGCATATTGCGGTGTTGTAGGTTTAAAACCAACTTACGGACGTGTATCTCGTTACGGATTAGTAGCATTCGCATCTTCACTTGACCAAATCGGACCGATTACACGTACAGTAGAAGATAATGCGTACTTATTACAAGCTATTTCAGGTATTGACCGTATGGATGCAACTTCTGCAAACGTTGAAGTAGGAAACTACTTAGCTGGTTTAACAGGCGATGTTAAAGGTTTACGCATTGCTGTACCGAAAGAATACTTAGGTGAAGGTGTTGGCGAGGAAGCTCGTGAGTCAGTACTAGCTGCTTTAAAAGTATTAGAAGGTATGGGTGCAACTTGGGAGGAAGTATCTCTTCCGCACTCTAAATACGCTCTAGCAACGTATTATTTATTATCTTCTTCTGAAGCATCAGCTAACCTTTCACGCTTCGATGGTGTACGTTATGGTGTTCGTTCTGATAATGTAAATAATTTATTAGATCTTTACAAAAACACACGTAGCGAAGGTTTCGGTGATGAAGTAAAACGCCGTATTATGCTTGGTACATTTGCTCTTAGCTCTGGTTACTATGATGCATATTACAAAAAAGCACAACAAGTACGTACATTAATTAAAAACGACTTTGAAAATGTATTTGCTAACTATGATGTTATTATTGGACCAACAACGCCGACTCCAGCATTTAAAGTGGGCGAAAAAGTGGACGATCCAATGACAATGTATGCAAATGACATTTTAACAATTCCAGTAAACTTAGCGGGTGTTCCAGCGATTTCTATTCCATGTGGATTTGGTGCTAACAACATGCCACTTGGTCTACAAATTATTGGTAAACACTTCGATGAAGCGACAATTTACCGCGTTGCACATGCGTTTGAGCAAGCAACAGATTATCATACAAAAAAAGCAAGTCTGTAA
- the gatB gene encoding Asp-tRNA(Asn)/Glu-tRNA(Gln) amidotransferase subunit GatB has protein sequence MNLETIIGLEVHVELKTNSKIFSASPTEFGAEPNTQTSVIDLGYPGVLPTLNKEAVNFAMKAAMALNCEIATETKFDRKNYFYPDNPKAYQISQFDKPIGENGWIEIEVDGKKKRIGITRLHLEEDAGKSTHTSEGYSLVDYNRQGMPLIEIVSEPDMRTPEEAYAYLEKLKSIIQYTGVSDCKMEEGSLRCDANISLRPVGQEKFGTKAELKNLNSFTYVQKGLEHEQVRQEKELLSGGIIQQETRRYDEATKKTILMRVKEGSDDYRYFPEPDLVELYIDDEWKEEVRASIPELPDARKARYVEEIGLPAYDAHVLTLTKEMSDFFEATIADGADAKLTSNWLMGEVLAYLNKQQKELKDVALTPAGLSKMVQLIEKGTISSKIAKKVFNELIEKGGDPEEIVKAKGLVQISDEGTLRKVVTEILDNNEQSIEDFKNGKDRAIGFLVGQIMKATKGQANPPLVNKILLEEINKR, from the coding sequence ATGAATTTAGAAACAATTATTGGTTTAGAGGTTCACGTTGAGTTAAAAACAAATTCGAAAATTTTCTCTGCGAGTCCAACAGAATTCGGAGCGGAGCCAAATACACAAACAAGTGTAATTGACTTAGGATACCCAGGGGTACTTCCGACTTTAAATAAAGAAGCTGTTAACTTTGCAATGAAAGCTGCAATGGCATTAAACTGTGAAATTGCAACTGAAACGAAGTTCGACCGTAAAAACTATTTCTACCCAGATAATCCGAAAGCATACCAAATCTCTCAATTCGATAAGCCGATTGGAGAAAATGGTTGGATTGAAATCGAAGTAGATGGTAAAAAGAAACGTATCGGTATTACACGTCTTCATTTAGAAGAAGATGCTGGTAAATCAACGCATACAAGCGAAGGTTACTCATTAGTAGATTATAACCGTCAAGGTATGCCGTTAATCGAAATCGTATCTGAGCCAGATATGCGTACTCCAGAAGAAGCATACGCATACTTAGAAAAGTTAAAATCAATCATTCAATATACAGGCGTATCAGATTGTAAGATGGAAGAAGGTTCTCTTCGTTGTGATGCAAATATTTCCCTTCGTCCAGTTGGACAAGAGAAGTTCGGTACAAAAGCAGAACTGAAAAACTTAAACTCTTTCACTTACGTGCAAAAAGGTCTTGAGCATGAGCAAGTGCGTCAAGAAAAAGAATTATTATCTGGTGGTATTATCCAACAAGAAACACGTCGTTATGATGAAGCAACGAAGAAAACAATCTTAATGCGTGTGAAAGAAGGATCTGATGATTACCGTTACTTCCCAGAACCAGACTTAGTTGAACTTTACATCGACGATGAGTGGAAAGAAGAAGTACGTGCTTCTATTCCAGAACTTCCAGATGCACGTAAAGCTCGCTATGTTGAAGAAATCGGCTTACCAGCTTATGATGCACATGTATTAACATTAACGAAAGAGATGTCTGATTTCTTTGAAGCAACAATTGCAGACGGTGCGGATGCGAAATTAACATCAAACTGGTTAATGGGTGAAGTACTTGCATATTTAAACAAACAACAAAAAGAGTTAAAAGACGTTGCATTAACGCCTGCTGGCCTATCTAAAATGGTTCAATTAATTGAAAAAGGTACAATTTCTTCTAAAATTGCGAAGAAAGTATTTAATGAATTAATTGAAAAAGGTGGAGACCCAGAAGAAATCGTTAAAGCAAAAGGTCTTGTTCAAATTTCTGACGAAGGAACACTTCGTAAGGTCGTAACAGAAATTCTTGATAATAATGAACAATCTATTGAAGACTTTAAAAACGGTAAAGACCGTGCAATTGGCTTCTTAGTTGGTCAAATTATGAAAGCTACAAAAGGACAAGCAAATCCACCACTTGTTAACAAAATCTTACTTGAAGAAATTAACAAGCGATAA
- a CDS encoding diacylglycerol kinase, whose protein sequence is MMKRARIIYNPTSGRELFKKSLPEVLQKLERAGYEASCHATTGPGDATVAARQAVERKFDVVIAAGGDGTLNEVVNGLVGHDYRPKFGIIPVGTTNDFARAIGVPRSIEEAADIICEGKTVPLDLGRANDTYFINIAGGGRITELTYEVPSKLKTVLGQLAYYLKGIEMLPSLHPTYVEIEYDGKLLQEEITMFLITNTRSVGGFEKVAPYASINDGLFDLLVLKKGSIADLIKAATQAQRGEHINNPKVLYTQANRIKVHSPDKLMINLDGEYGGDAPMEFENIYHCLELFVPEHKEDAL, encoded by the coding sequence ATGATGAAGCGAGCAAGAATAATTTATAATCCTACTTCTGGTCGTGAGCTATTTAAGAAGAGCTTACCAGAAGTACTGCAAAAATTAGAACGAGCTGGATACGAGGCGTCTTGTCATGCGACAACTGGTCCTGGAGACGCAACTGTGGCAGCGAGGCAAGCTGTAGAGCGTAAGTTTGATGTTGTCATCGCAGCGGGTGGTGACGGTACGTTAAATGAAGTGGTGAATGGTTTAGTAGGACATGACTATCGTCCGAAATTCGGAATAATTCCAGTTGGAACGACAAATGACTTTGCACGTGCGATCGGTGTACCTCGTTCTATTGAAGAGGCAGCGGATATTATTTGTGAAGGAAAGACTGTCCCATTAGATCTTGGTAGAGCAAACGATACATACTTTATTAATATTGCTGGTGGCGGTCGTATTACAGAGTTAACATACGAAGTGCCAAGTAAACTAAAGACAGTATTAGGACAACTTGCATATTATTTAAAAGGTATTGAAATGCTACCATCATTACATCCGACATATGTTGAGATTGAGTATGATGGAAAGTTATTGCAAGAAGAAATTACGATGTTTTTAATTACGAATACTCGTTCAGTAGGTGGCTTTGAGAAAGTAGCGCCTTATGCATCTATTAACGATGGATTATTTGATTTATTAGTGCTGAAGAAAGGTTCTATTGCTGACTTAATTAAAGCTGCGACACAAGCGCAGCGCGGTGAACATATTAATAATCCAAAAGTGTTATATACGCAAGCAAATCGAATTAAAGTCCATTCACCAGATAAATTAATGATTAACTTAGATGGTGAATACGGTGGAGATGCACCGATGGAATTTGAAAATATATATCATTGTCTTGAACTATTTGTTCCAGAACATAAAGAGGATGCCCTGTAA
- a CDS encoding HAD family hydrolase has translation MEKVRAILFDKDGTLMDFHSIWIKVAEELVAECIDLYHLSDSLQPTLLKEIGVEGKFVHPRSALAAGTSLDIAKGLCKYISSVKEEEMHHWVSKKLFSLMYEHRSYMRMTADLPKVLQVLRDRGFILGVVTADDFAPTELFLKQYQLESFFDYIVASDTFPAQKPDKRIVESFCERFNLKTFEVAIVGDTPTDLHLARNSGDCYAIGVLSGTGDLQTLEPLADLVLHSVGDVISNSGDLIWEQRKSNV, from the coding sequence ATGGAGAAGGTAAGAGCAATACTATTTGATAAAGATGGAACATTAATGGACTTCCATTCAATTTGGATAAAAGTAGCTGAGGAGCTTGTAGCTGAATGTATAGATTTATATCATTTATCCGATTCATTACAACCAACTTTATTAAAAGAAATTGGTGTAGAGGGGAAGTTTGTTCATCCTCGCAGCGCGTTAGCAGCTGGAACGAGTCTAGATATAGCGAAAGGTCTTTGTAAATATATCTCATCCGTGAAGGAAGAAGAGATGCATCATTGGGTGAGTAAAAAATTATTTTCTCTTATGTATGAGCATCGTTCTTATATGAGAATGACAGCAGATTTACCGAAAGTTTTACAAGTTTTGAGAGATAGAGGATTTATATTAGGTGTTGTCACAGCTGATGATTTCGCACCGACAGAATTATTTTTAAAACAGTATCAATTGGAGTCTTTCTTTGATTATATTGTAGCTTCAGATACGTTCCCAGCACAAAAACCAGATAAAAGGATTGTAGAATCATTTTGCGAAAGGTTTAATTTAAAGACATTTGAAGTAGCGATTGTTGGAGATACACCAACAGATTTACATTTAGCGAGAAATAGTGGGGATTGTTATGCGATTGGGGTACTTTCTGGGACAGGTGACCTTCAAACGTTAGAACCACTTGCAGATTTAGTGTTACATTCTGTTGGGGATGTTATTTCTAATTCGGGTGATTTAATTTGGGAGCAAAGGAAGTCTAATGTATAA
- the gabT gene encoding 4-aminobutyrate--2-oxoglutarate transaminase, which produces MNTKKFAKVNEQIPGPKAASLMERRQNIVPRGVSNGISTFVQSANGALVTDVDGNQFIDFAGAIGTINVGHCHPIVKEALHKQVDQYIHTGFNVMMYEPYIELAEKLAALAPGNFDKQVLFLNSGAEAVENAVKIARKYTKRPGIIAFSKGFHGRTLMTMTMTSKVKPYKFGFGPFAPEVYKAPFPYEYRRPEGLTEEQYDDFIIEEFKNFFISEVAPETIAAVVMEPVQGEGGFIVPSKKFVQEVRRICSEQGILFVADEIQTGFSRTGKYFAIDHYDVVPDLITVSKSLGAGVPISGVIGRKEIMNESAPGELGGTYAGSPLGCAAALAVLDVIEKEKLNDRAIELGNVVMNRFKEMKNKYNCIGDVRGLGSMCAFELVQDRKTKVPDKILTANLCAEANKRGLLLLSAGTYGNVIRVLMPLVITDEQLEEGLTIIEESLQACYEQADIARV; this is translated from the coding sequence ATGAATACAAAAAAATTTGCCAAAGTAAATGAACAAATTCCGGGACCAAAGGCAGCTTCTTTAATGGAACGCCGTCAAAATATAGTACCAAGAGGGGTTAGTAATGGTATTTCAACATTCGTCCAGTCAGCAAATGGTGCGCTTGTAACAGATGTAGATGGAAATCAATTTATTGATTTCGCAGGAGCGATTGGAACGATAAACGTAGGGCATTGCCATCCTATCGTTAAAGAAGCGCTTCATAAGCAAGTAGATCAATATATTCATACTGGTTTTAACGTCATGATGTATGAGCCGTATATTGAATTAGCAGAAAAACTTGCAGCATTAGCTCCTGGAAATTTTGATAAGCAAGTACTGTTTTTAAACAGTGGTGCGGAAGCAGTTGAAAATGCTGTGAAAATTGCTCGTAAATACACGAAAAGACCTGGTATTATCGCATTTTCAAAAGGATTTCACGGCCGCACATTAATGACGATGACAATGACAAGTAAAGTAAAGCCATATAAATTCGGATTTGGCCCGTTTGCTCCAGAAGTGTATAAAGCACCGTTCCCGTATGAATATCGTCGTCCAGAAGGATTAACAGAGGAACAATATGATGATTTTATCATTGAAGAATTTAAGAACTTCTTTATATCTGAAGTAGCACCGGAAACAATTGCAGCTGTCGTAATGGAGCCTGTCCAAGGGGAAGGTGGCTTTATCGTTCCAAGTAAGAAGTTTGTTCAAGAAGTACGTCGTATTTGTTCAGAACAGGGCATTTTATTTGTAGCTGACGAGATTCAAACTGGCTTTAGTCGTACTGGAAAATATTTTGCAATCGATCATTATGATGTAGTTCCAGATCTAATTACTGTTTCAAAATCATTAGGTGCAGGGGTGCCAATTAGTGGCGTTATTGGACGAAAAGAAATTATGAATGAATCTGCGCCGGGAGAATTGGGAGGAACGTATGCGGGAAGTCCATTAGGATGTGCAGCAGCTTTAGCGGTCCTTGATGTAATTGAAAAGGAAAAACTAAATGATCGGGCTATAGAGTTAGGAAACGTTGTGATGAATCGCTTTAAAGAGATGAAAAATAAATATAATTGTATTGGTGATGTACGTGGTTTAGGATCGATGTGTGCATTTGAGCTTGTACAAGACCGAAAAACGAAAGTGCCAGATAAAATATTAACAGCTAATCTATGTGCAGAAGCCAATAAACGTGGTCTACTTTTATTATCTGCAGGAACGTATGGAAATGTGATTCGCGTATTAATGCCATTAGTGATTACAGATGAGCAACTTGAAGAAGGGTTAACAATCATTGAAGAATCGTTACAAGCTTGTTATGAGCAAGCTGATATCGCTCGTGTATAA